A stretch of DNA from Streptomyces venezuelae:
CATGAATGACCGGCTCACCACTCGCGAGGCCGCCGAGCTGCTCGGCGTCAAACCCGCCACGGTGTACGCGTACATCAGCCGCGGACAGCTCAGCAGCCGCCGCGACCCGGTGGGCCGCGGCAGCACCCTCGATGCCGCCGAGGTCGCAGCGCTGGCCCGGCGCAACCGGCGGGAGGCGGCGGCCCCGGCCGGGGAGCTCTCGGTGCGCACCGCACTGACCCTGATCGAGCCGGACCGGTACTGGTACCGCGGGGTGGACGCCGTGGAGCTGGCCGGCCGGTACGCGTACGAGGAGGTCGCCGAGTGGCTCTGGACCGGGCGCCCGCCGCGCGGTGCACGGTTCACAGCACCGCCGGAGCTGCTGGCGGCGGCCCGGCGGGCGGTGCGCGCACTGCCGGAGCACAGCGGTCCGGTCGACCGGCTGCGGGTGGCCACGGCCGCGGCGGCCGTGGCGGATCCGCTGCGCCACGATCTGTCGGAGGAGGCCGTGCTCGGCTCCGCGCGGGCCCTGATCCCCACCCTGGTCGGCGCGCTGCCGCCCGCGGCGGAACGGCCGGACGGGACCGAGCACGGCGACGGCGACGGCGAGGATGACGGGCCGCTCGCCGGGCGGCTGTGGACGCGGCTGACCGCCCGGCCGGCCGATCCCAGCGCGGTCGCCGTCCTCGACCTCGCGCTCGGCCTGCTGGTCGACCACGACCTGGCCGCCTCCACCCTCGCCGTACGGGTCGCCGCCTCGGCCCGCGCCCATCCGTACGCCGCCGTCTCGGCCGGCCTCGGCGCGCTCGAAGGGCCGCTGCACGGCGCGGCGGGGCGGCTGGCCCACCGGATGCTGCGGGACGTGCTGGACCAGGGCGGGGCGGCGCCGGTGGTGGCCGAGCACCTGCGCGCGGGCCGCCGGGTGCCGGGGCTCGGGCACCGGCTGTACTCGGGGGAGGACCCGCGCGCCGGGGCGCTGTTCGCCCGGCTCGCCGAGCTGGACACCGCCGCCCCGGCGCTGGCCGCCGCACGGGACGTGGTGGCGGTGACGGCCCGGCAGGGCCGCGGGCTGCACGCCAATGTGGACCTGGCGCTGGCGGTGCTCACGGTGTCCTGCGGGATGCCCGCGGAAGCCGGCGAGACGGTGTTCGCGGTCGCCCGCACCGCGGGCTGGGTCGCGCACGCCCTGGAGGAGTACGGGGAGCGCCCGCTGCGGATGCGCCCGAGCGGCCGGTACACCGGCCCGCGCCCGCCCCAGCCCCTGCCCTGACCCGACCCCGCGCCCGGGCCCGGCCCGCAGCGACAGATCCGGAAGAACAGAGCCGGAACAACAGATTCCGCCGGCCGGTTCCCTCCGGGCCCCGGCCGCCTTACCGTTCTCAGTCATGAGCACCCGGCGCGCCCTGCGACTCCCCCGGCGGGCGGTCTCCCAGATCCTGCTGACCCAGCTGGCCATCGCCGCCGGGGTGGCCGTGCTGGCCACCGGGCTGTTCCTGGCCCCGCTCGGCAACCAGCTGGACGACCAGGCGATGCGGCGCGCCCTCGCCATCGCCCAGAGCACGGCCGCCGACCCGGACGTCTCCGCCGGCCTCCTGACCACCCCCGCGACCGAGGACAGCCCGGTCCAGGCCGCCGCCGAACGCATCCGCCGGGCCACCGGCGCCGAGTACGTCGTCGTCCTCGACCGGAACGGCATCCGCCGCTCGCACCCCAGCCCCGGCCGGATCGGCCTGCCGGTCTCCACCGACCCCAGCGACGCCCTGGCCGGCCGCGAGGTGATGGAGATCGACGAGGGGACCCTCGGCCGCTCCGCCCGCGGCAAGGTCCCGCTGCTCGCCGAGGACGGGGAGCTCGTCGGCGCCGTCTCCGTCGGCATCGCGTACGACAGCGTCCGCGACCGGCTGCTCGGCGCCATCCCCGGCCTTCTCGCCTACGCCGGCGGTGCCCTGGCCGTCGGCGCCCTCGCGGCCTGGCTGATCTCGCGCAGGATCCAGCGGCAGACCCGCGACCTGGCCTTCTCCGATATCGCAGGGCTGCTGGCGGAGCGCGAGGCGATGCTGCACTCCATCCGCGAGGGCGTGGTGGCCCTCGACCGCCAGGGCCGCATCCGGCTGGTCAACGACGAGGCCGCGCGGCTGCTCGGCCTGGCCCCGGACTCCCTCACCGGACGCAGGCTGGACGAGGTCCTGGGCGCCGGCCGCACCACCGACGTCCTGACCGGCAGGGTCACCGGCCACGACCTCCTCGCCGTCCAGGGCCCGCGGGTCCTGGTCGCCAACCGGATGCCCACCGAGGACGGCGGCGCAGTCGCCACCCTCCGCGACCGCACCGAACTGGAGCACCTGGGCCGGGAGCTCGACTCCACCCGGGGCCTGATCGACGCACTGCGCGCGCAGGACCACGAGCACGCCAACCGGCTGCACACCCTCCTCGGCCTGCTGGAGCTCGGCCTGCACGAGGAGGCGGTGGACTATGTGACCGAGGTCGTCGGCGTGCACCGCAGCACCGCCGAACAGGTCACCGAGAAGGTCCACGACCCCCTGCTCGCCGCCCTGCTGGTGGGCAAGGCCACGGTGGCCGCCGAGCGCGGCGTCTCCCTGCGGCTGGCCCCCTCCTCTCTGCTCCCCGACCGCCTGGTGGATCCGGGCGGTCTCGTCACGATCCTCGGAAACCTCGTGGACAACGCACTGGACGCCTCGGCGGGGTCGCCCGAGCCACGGGTCGAAGTGGAACTGCACGCACAGGGGCGCGCCGCCGTGCTGCGGGTGCGCGACAGCGGCCCCGGAGTCCCCGCTGCCCGGCGCGAGGAGATCTTCACCGAGGGCTGGTCCACCAAACAGCCCAGGGCACACCGCGAGCGCGGGCTGGGACTCGCCCTGGTGCGGCGCCTGGCGGAACGGCAGGGCGGCAGCGCCCGGGCCGGTGAAGCAGCGGACGGAGGGGCGGAGTTCTCCGTCGTACTCCCGGAGGCCCTGCGGTGACCGGCGTTCCGGATGGTGTGATCCACGTATTGGTCGTCGACGACGACATGCGTGTTGCCCGGATCAACGCGGCGTACGTGGCGAAGGTTCCCGGTTTCCATGTGGAGTTCCAGGCCCATTCCGCTGCCGAGGCCCTGGCGTTCGTCGAATCCGGCCGGCCCGTGGACCTGATCCTCCTGGACCACTACCTGCCCGACGAGAACGGCCTCGACCTGGTCCGCCGGCTCCGCCAGCTCGGCCGCAAGACCGACGTCATCATGGTGACGGCGGCCCGGGACCTGGCCACGGTCCAGTCGGCCATGCGGCTCGGCGCCCTGCAGTACCTGGTGAAGCCCTTCACCTTCGCGGGCCTGCGCGCCAAGCTGGAGGCCTACGGCGCCCTGCGCCGGACCCTGGACCTGGGCGGCGAGGCCGAACAGGCCGAGGTGGACCGCATCTTCGGTGCGCTGGCCGGGGCGGCAGCCCCGGTGGACCTCCCCAAGGGCCACTCCCCCACCACCGCCGAACTGGTCCGCCGGGTCCTGCGGTCGGCCGACGGTCCGCTCTCCACCCAGGAGGTCGCCGACCGCGCGGGCATCAGCCGGCAGACCGCCCAGCGCTACCTCAAGCTCCTCGACCGAGCCGGCCGCGTCCGCCTCACTCTCCGCTACGGCGAAACCGGCCGCCCGGAACACCGGTACGCCTGGCTCCCCGCCGGTACCGGCAGCCCCTGACATCCGGACCGGACAGCAACAAGGACAGCGACAGGGACGGGGACAGCGGCCATCACACCGCGCCGGCCCCGGTCAGCGCCCGTACCTCGGTCTCGGCGTGCTTCGCCGCATCCGGCACCTCACCCGAGGTGACGGTGCCCAGCCAGCCGGCCAGGAAGCCCAGCGGGATGGAGACGATCCCCGGGTTCTGCAACGGGAACAGGTGGAAGTCCACGCCCGGGAACAGCGCATCCGGACTGCCGGAGACCACCGGCGAGAACACCACCAGCAGCACGGCCGGAACCAGGCCGCCATACACCGACCAGACCGCGCCCCGCGTGGTGAACCCGCGCCAGAACAGCGAGTACATCAGCACCGGCAGATTGGCCGAGGCGGCCACCGCGAAGGCCAGGCCCACCAGGAACGCCACGTTGAGGTCCTGGGCCAGCAGCCCCAGCGCGATCGCCACCGCCCCGATGCCCACGGCCGCCACCCGCGCCACCGCGACCTCGCTGCGCTGCCGGGCGCGCCTGCGCCGCAGTGAGGCGTACAGATCGTGGGCCACCGAGGCGGAGGAGGCCAGGGTGATCCCGGCGACCACCGCGAGGATCGTTGCGAACGCGATGGCGGCGACGACGGCGAACAGCACCGCGCCCCCGGTACTGCCCGCCCCGCCGCCGAGGAAGGCGGCGAGCAGCGGGACCGCGGTGTTCCCCGAGGCATTGGAGGCCCGTACGGCATCCGGTCCCACCAGGGCCGCCGCCCCGAAGCCCAGCACGATGGTCATCAGGTAGAAGCCGCCGATGAGCGCGATGGCCCACACCACCGAGCGGCGTGCCGCCCGCGCGGTCGGCACGGTGTAGAAGCGGGACAGGATGTGCGGCAGCCCCGCGGTGCCCAGCACCAGGGCGAGGCCGAGGCTGATGAAGTCGAAGCGCGCGGTCCAGTCGCCGCCGTACCGGAGCCCGGGCCCGAGGAAGGCGGCGCCGTGGCCGCTGCGCTCGGCGGCACGGGTCAGCAGCTGGTTGAAGTCCCCGTGGAAGCGGATCAGGACCAGCACGGTCAGGGTGATCGCGCCGCCCATCAGCAGGACCGCCTTGACGATCTGGATCCAGGTGGTGGCCCGCATGCCGCCGAAGGACACGTAGACCACCATCAGCGCGCCGACCCCGATCACGGTCCAGGTCCGCGCGGCGGTGCTGCTGTTGCCCAGCAGCAGGCCGACCAGACTGCCCGCGCCGACCATCTGGGCGATCAGGTACAGCACCGAGACGGTGACCGAGGAGGTGCCGGCGGCGATCCGGACCGGACGCTCGCTCATCCTCGCCGCGACCACGTCGGCCAGGGTGAACCGGCCGCAGTTGCGGACCAGTTCGGCGACCAGGAAGAGCACCACCAGCCAGGCCACCAGAAAGCCGACCGAGTACAGCATGCCGTCGTAGCCGAAGAGGGCGATCAGGCCCGAGATGCCGAGGAAGGAGGCGGCGGACATGTAGTCGCCGGCGATGGCGAAACCGTTCTCCAGAGGCGAGAACAGCCGCCCCCCGGCGTAGAACTCCTCCGCCGAGCCGTGCCGGTTGCGGCTGACCCAGGTGGTGATGCCCAGGGTGACCGCGATGAAGGTGCTGAACAGGACGAGGGCGAGCGCCTGGTGTTCGGTGGTCACCGGCCGGCCCCCCGGCTGTGTTCCTGGTCGAACACCGTCCAGCGCAGCTCCAGCGCCGCGCGGTCCCGGCGCAGCCGGGCGTGGCGTGCGTAGGCCCAGGTCAGCAGGAAGGTGCTGAGGAACTGGCCGAGTCCCGCCAGCAGTGCCACGTTGACGGCGCCCAGCACCGGCCGGGCCATCAGGCCGGGGGCGACGGTGGCGGTGACCACGTACGCGAGGTACCAGAGCAGGAAGGCGAGGGTGGCGGGGACGACAAAGCGGCGGTAGCGGCTGCGCACCTCCTGGAAGACGGCGCTGCGCTGCACCTCCAGATAGATCGCGGCGGCATCGGCGCCACCGGCCGCACCACCGTCCGGGCCGGCTGCCGCATCGCCGTTCCGGCCCGCCGGGCCGGCCTGCCCCCGTACGCGCTCGCCCGCACCCGAGCCCGCGGCGCACTCGCCGGCGCCGCCGCTCTCGCCCTCACCCCAGTCGGCGGCCAGCGCGTCGTACCAGGGGTCGTCGAGCCGGATCGTTCCGGCATCACGACCATCGTGCTTGTCCACCGAACTCTCCTTGTCCGCAGCCGCAGTGGCCAGGTGTCCCCAAGGATGTGCGGAGTGACTGATTCCGGACTGGTGTACCGACGCGCTTCACCCCATCAGGTGACAGGGTGAAGCGCGAGCCCGGAAGGTACCGCCCCGGTCAGGCGTCGATGCGCGAGCGGTCCAGGGTGGCCGCCGAGCCGGTGATGAACTCCTTGCGGGGGGCCACCTCATTGCCCATGAGCAGGTCGAACACCTGCTCCGCCGAGTCCAGGTCGCCGATGTTGATCCGGCGCAGGGTGCGGAAGCGGGGGTCCATGGTGGTCTCCGCCAGCTGGTCGGCGTCCATCTCGCCGAGACCCTTGTACCGCTGGATCGAGTCCTTGTAGCGGATCCCCTTGCGCTGGTACTCCAGCAGGGTCTGCCGGAGCTCACTGTCCGAGTACGTGTACACGTACTTGTCCTGGCCCTTCTTGGGCTGGACCAGCTCGATCCGGTGCAGCGGCGGCACGGCGGCAAAGACCCGGCCGGCCTCCACCATCGGGCGCATGTAGCGCTGGAAGAGGGTCAGCAGCAGGCAGCGGATGTGGGCGCCGTCGACATCGGCGTCGACCAGCAGGACGATCTTGCCGTACCGGGCCGCGTCGAGGTCGAAGGTCCGGCCCGAGCCGGCCCCTATGACCTGGATGATCGCCCCACACTCGGCGTTCTTGAGCATGTCCGAGACCGAGGACTTCTGGACGTTGAGGATCTTGCCTCGGATCGGCAGCAGCGCCTGGAATTCCGAGTTCCGGGCGAGCTTGGCGGTACCGAGGGCGGAGTCCCCCTCGACGATGAAGAGCTCGCTGCGGTCCACGTCGTCACTGCGGCAGTCGGCCAGCTTGGCCGGCAGCGAGGAGGACTCCAGCGCCGTCTTGCGGCGCTGGGCCTCCTTGTGCTGCCGGGCGGCGATCCGGGTGCGGGCCGCCGCGACGATCTTCTCCATGACAGCGCGGGCCTGCTGCTTGTCGTCCCGCTTGGTGGAGGTCAGGAAGGCCTTGAGCTCCTTGGCGACCACAGCCGCGACGATCCGGGTGGCCGCCGAGGTGCCGAGCACCTCCTTGGTCTGGCCCTCGAACTGCGGCTCGGCCAGCCGGACGGTCACCACCGCCGTCAGGCCCTCCATCGCGTCGTCCTTGACCACGTCGTCCTCGGCGACCCGAAGCAGCTTCGCGGAGCGGAGCACTTCGTTCACGGTCTTGGTGACCGAGCGCTCGAATCCGGACACGTGGGTGCCGCCCTTGGGGGTGGCGATGATGTTCACGAAGGACTTCAGCTGGGTCTCGTACCCGGTGCCCCAGCGCAGGGCGATGTCCACGCCGAGCTCGCGGGTGACCTCGGTGGGGGTCATGTGGCCGCGCTCGTCGAGGACCGGGACGGTCTCCTTGAAGGTGCCCTGGCCGGTCAGCCGGAGCACATCGCAGACGGCCTTGTCCTGGGCCAGGTACTCGCAGAACTCGCTGATGCCGCCGTCGAAGCGGAACGTCTCCTCGGTCTTGCCGGCGCCGTCGATGCCGCGCTCGTCGCGGACCACGATGGTCAGGCCGGGGACCAGGAAGGCGGTCTGGCGGGCGCGCTGGTAGAGGTTCTCCAGCGAGAGCCGGGCGTCCTTGAGGAAGATCTGCCGGTCGGCCCAGTACCGCACCCGGGTGCCGGTGCGGCCCTTGGGGACGCGCTTGCCCTTGTGCAGCCCGTTGGCGGGGTCGAACGGGCTGTCCGGACCCGGCTCGGTGAACATGCCGGGGACACCGCGGCGGAAGCTGATCGAGTGGGTGGCGCTGTTACGGTCGACCTCGACGTCGAGGCGGGCGGAGAGCGCGTTCACCACGGAGGCGCCGACGCCGTGCAGGCCGCCGGAGGCCGCGTACGAGCCCCCGCCGAACTTGCCGCCGGCGTGCAGCTTGGTCATGACGACCTCGATGCCGGACAGCCCGGTCTTGGGCTCCACGTCGACGGGGATGCCGCGGCCGTTGTCACGGACCTCGACCGAGCCGTCGTCGTGCAGGATGACCTCGATGTGGTCGCAGAAGCCGCCCAGGGCCTCGTCGACCGAATTGTCGATGATCTCCCAGAGGCAGTGCATGAGCCCGCGGCTGTCGGTGGAACCGATATACATGCCGGGGCGTTTCCGGACGGCCTCAAGACCCTCGAGGACGAGCAGGTGCCGCGCGGTGTAGTTGGAGCCGTCCCGGTCTGCTCCGGTCAGCAGCGCGCTGGAAGGCACGGACGTGTCGGCGGTCACGCAGTTCGCTCCTCGCTGAATTTCTTTTCTGGCCCGGTCGGGCTCAGGGGTGGCTCGGTTGCCCGTCAGAGGGTACCGAGGCCTGGTAGAGCCGATGCAACGCCACCCTCGTGCCGGTTCAGCCTAATGCAGATCCGCACGGGTGTTCGATACTTCGTTGGAGTGAAGCAAACATCACGTTCCCTTCCGCGCATGAACCATTTAGGGTTCGGGCACGTCCTCATGAACAACCGGCACTCACGCCGGGGAGGATCAAACCGGCTACACGCACTGACAAGCAACGCGAAACCGTAAAGCAACGCAATACGGCTCCTTCGCCGCCAACCGGCAGCAGCCGGCCAGCTTCGGAAGGAAGTTTCGAGGAAAAGCCGCGAGCGGGAACGTTTTCGGCCTGGTTGGATGTTGACCCTGGTACGACAGCTCGTCGAGCTAGAGAAGAGGCGACGTGACTACTGTTCTGACACCCGCGACCCCGCTGACGGCCGCTGACCGATGCGACCGTTGCGGCGCCCAGGCATATCTGCGCGTCGTCCTGATGAGCGGCGGTGAACTGCTCTTCTGCGCCCACCACGGGCGTAAGTTCGAGCCGGAACTCAAGAAGATCGCCGCGGAAATACAGGATGAGACTGAGCGGCTCACGACCGCTCCGGCCAGCGCCGACACCGAGGAACGCTGACACTCGCATCCCGACGAGCCAGGACCGGCCAGGCCGGTCGACGGGCGGTACCCCTGCAACCCAGGGGTGCCGCCCGTCCTCGTTCCGCGACGTCCGCTCCGCGACCCGGACCGACCCGGCCCGGCCGCGGTCAGCCCGTCGTGAACCCGGCGAGCGGGGCGATCTTCGTATAGACGCCAGGGCTGTCCGCACGCCCGCAGCCGCGTCCCCAGGAGACCAGCCCGATGAGGCGGCCCCCGGCCACCAGCGGCCCGCCGCTGTCCCCCTGACAGGCGTCCTTGCCGCCTTCTCCGGCACCGGCCCCGGCACACACCATGGACTCCGCCAGGTACCGCCCGTCCGCATCCCCGGGATACGCCGCCCGGCAGACCTCGTCCGCCAGCACGGTCACTCCGGCGGCACGCAGCGCGTAGGCGTAGTCACCGAATCCGCTGGTATCGCCCCAGCCGTAGACGGCCGCCTCGGTACCGGCCGCGTAGCCGGGATCCCCCGGGCCGGCGAGCGGGACTACGTAATGTGCCGGTACGGATTCGTTGAGTTCCAGTACGGCGAGGTCGCCGGCGTTGGTCGCCGGATCGTAGGCGGGGTTCACCCGGGCCCCGCGCACCGCGATCTCGCGGCCCTCGGCCGCCCGCAGCTCGGTACGCCCGATGATCACCCGGAGATCGCGCACGGATTCGACCGGGCCGCCCAGGACCTGGCGGCCGAGGCAGTGGGCCGCGGTCAGCACCTTGGTCGGGCCGATGATCACACCCCCGCAGAACTGCCCGGCCCGCGTACCCCCGAACCGGTCACGGCTGGAGAGGGCCACCACCCACGGACTGTCGGCGATCTTGACCGGCTTTCCGCCGATCACCCCGCCGTCCGGGGCCGCCTGCCGGGCCTGGGCGAGGGGTATGGCGGCGGCTGCCGCCGCCAGGGTCAGTGCGCCCGCCAGGACACGGGCGAGGGGACGACGCATGTGACCTCCTGACTCCGAGTGTGTACGTACTCCACTCAGAGTGGGATGCCAGGTGGCCGTGCGCACCCGCGCGGCCACCGCGCGCCGTCCCCTGCCGTGCCCGTGCGGCGGGCCCCCGGCCGGCTCCTGCTGCTAGTCCAGGTAGTCGCGCAGCACCTGCGAGCGCGACGGGTGGCGCAGCTTCGACATGGTCTTGGATTCGATCTGGCGGATCCGCTCACGGGTCACCCCATAGACCTTGCCGATCTCGTCCAGGGTCTTGGGCTGGCCGTCGGTGAGCCCGAAGCGCATGGAGACCACGCCGGCCTCGCGCTCGCTGAGGGTGTCGAGCACCGAGTGCAGCTGTTCCTGCAGGAGCGTGAAGGAGACCGCGTCGGCCGGGACGACCGCCTCGGAGTCCTCGATGAGGTCACCGAACTCGCTGTCGCCGTCCTCACCCAGGGGGGTGTGGAGGGAGATCGGCTCGCGGCCGTACTTCTGGACCTCGATGACCTTCTCCGGGGTCATGTCGAGTTCCTTGGCCAGCTCCTCCGGGGTGGGCTCGCGGCCCAGGTCTTGGAGCATCTGGCGCTGCACCCGGGCCAGCTTGTTGATCACTTCGACCATGTGCACCGGGATGCGGATGGTGCGGGCCTGGTCGGCCATGGCGCGGGTGATCGCCTGCCGGATCCACCAGGTCGCATAGGTCGAGAACTTGTAGCCCTTGGTGTAGTCGAACTTCTCGACGGCGCGGATCAGGCCCAGGTTGCCCTCCTGGATCAGGTCCAGGAAGAGCATGCCGCGGCCGGTGTAGCGCTTGGCCAGCGAGACCACGAGGCGGAGGTTGGCCTCCAGCAGGTGGTTCTTGGCCCGGCGGCCGTCCTCGGCGATGATCTCCAGCTCGCGCTTGAGCTTGGGGGCCAGCTTGTCGGAGTTGGCCAGCTTGTCCTCGGCGAACAGGCCCGCCTCGATCCGCTTGGCGAGCTCGACCTCCTGCTCGGCGTTGAGGAGGGGGACCTTGCCGATCTGCTTGAGGTAGTCCTTGACGGGGTCCGCGGTGGCACCGGCGACGGCCACCTGCTGGGCCGGGGCGTCGTCCTCGTCGTCGTCGGAGAGGACGAAGCCCTTGCTCTCGCCGCTTTCCTCTTCCTCGCCCTCGCCGGCCTTGACCACGGCGGGGCCTTCGTCGAGGGGTTCTTCGTCGGTGGACTCGTCGGCGGTCTTCGAGGCCGCCGTCTTCTTCGCCGCGGTCTTCTTCGCGGCGGTCTTCTTGGCGGGCGCGGCCTTCTTGGCCGCCGTCTTCTTGGCCGCTGCCTTCTTGGCGGGCGGGGTTGCGGTTCCGGTCTCGTCCGCGAGGGCGTCAGCGGCGGTCTCCGGGTCTGCCGGCCGTTCCTCCGGGGCAGCGGTGTCGGCCGCCGTCGCGCGGGCCGCGACGGTCTTGGTGGCCGTCCGCTTGGCCGGGGCCTTCGCTGCGACGCTCTTGCGGCTGCGCTTGGGTGACTCCGCGGCACTGACCATCAGCGTCACACCCTCTTCCTCGAGGATCTGGTTGAGGCTGCGCAGAACATTCTTCCACTGGCTTTGCGGAATCTGGTCAGCCTCGAAGGCCCGACGCACGTCATCGCCGGCGATCTGCCCCTCGGCCTTGCCCCGCTCGATGAGCGCCATCACAGACTCGGACTCGGCGATCTCCGGCGGGAGCGTACGGGATGTGCTGGCCGACACGAACAACCTCTCGGAACGATGGGAACGGCTTCCGACCCCGGTCTGGTGCTGGACCGGAGCCGACGACCACCGACGGGGATGGGCCGGCGGCGCGAGCGGGGGCCGGGGAGCTCCACAGCACCCGGTACGGCTGCTGCACTACCTCCGTCGGCCATCACCTCTTAGGTCATCGCGAGACCTCGCGGAGCGTTACGCCCAATCTTCGTGGCCCGAATCACATCGGCCTGCCGGGGACAGGTTCCGGCGGTGCTGTCGCCGGGCCCGTGGGCCCGGCGACAGGCGGTTCTTCTCCGTGTCGCGGCGCCCCCCGCGCGCACCCGCCGGTCAGTGCTCGCGCGGTGCCGGGACCACGCGCTCGACCTCCGGATGA
This window harbors:
- a CDS encoding sensor histidine kinase; the protein is MSTRRALRLPRRAVSQILLTQLAIAAGVAVLATGLFLAPLGNQLDDQAMRRALAIAQSTAADPDVSAGLLTTPATEDSPVQAAAERIRRATGAEYVVVLDRNGIRRSHPSPGRIGLPVSTDPSDALAGREVMEIDEGTLGRSARGKVPLLAEDGELVGAVSVGIAYDSVRDRLLGAIPGLLAYAGGALAVGALAAWLISRRIQRQTRDLAFSDIAGLLAEREAMLHSIREGVVALDRQGRIRLVNDEAARLLGLAPDSLTGRRLDEVLGAGRTTDVLTGRVTGHDLLAVQGPRVLVANRMPTEDGGAVATLRDRTELEHLGRELDSTRGLIDALRAQDHEHANRLHTLLGLLELGLHEEAVDYVTEVVGVHRSTAEQVTEKVHDPLLAALLVGKATVAAERGVSLRLAPSSLLPDRLVDPGGLVTILGNLVDNALDASAGSPEPRVEVELHAQGRAAVLRVRDSGPGVPAARREEIFTEGWSTKQPRAHRERGLGLALVRRLAERQGGSARAGEAADGGAEFSVVLPEALR
- a CDS encoding DUF485 domain-containing protein, whose amino-acid sequence is MDKHDGRDAGTIRLDDPWYDALAADWGEGESGGAGECAAGSGAGERVRGQAGPAGRNGDAAAGPDGGAAGGADAAAIYLEVQRSAVFQEVRSRYRRFVVPATLAFLLWYLAYVVTATVAPGLMARPVLGAVNVALLAGLGQFLSTFLLTWAYARHARLRRDRAALELRWTVFDQEHSRGAGR
- a CDS encoding type IIA DNA topoisomerase subunit B: MTADTSVPSSALLTGADRDGSNYTARHLLVLEGLEAVRKRPGMYIGSTDSRGLMHCLWEIIDNSVDEALGGFCDHIEVILHDDGSVEVRDNGRGIPVDVEPKTGLSGIEVVMTKLHAGGKFGGGSYAASGGLHGVGASVVNALSARLDVEVDRNSATHSISFRRGVPGMFTEPGPDSPFDPANGLHKGKRVPKGRTGTRVRYWADRQIFLKDARLSLENLYQRARQTAFLVPGLTIVVRDERGIDGAGKTEETFRFDGGISEFCEYLAQDKAVCDVLRLTGQGTFKETVPVLDERGHMTPTEVTRELGVDIALRWGTGYETQLKSFVNIIATPKGGTHVSGFERSVTKTVNEVLRSAKLLRVAEDDVVKDDAMEGLTAVVTVRLAEPQFEGQTKEVLGTSAATRIVAAVVAKELKAFLTSTKRDDKQQARAVMEKIVAAARTRIAARQHKEAQRRKTALESSSLPAKLADCRSDDVDRSELFIVEGDSALGTAKLARNSEFQALLPIRGKILNVQKSSVSDMLKNAECGAIIQVIGAGSGRTFDLDAARYGKIVLLVDADVDGAHIRCLLLTLFQRYMRPMVEAGRVFAAVPPLHRIELVQPKKGQDKYVYTYSDSELRQTLLEYQRKGIRYKDSIQRYKGLGEMDADQLAETTMDPRFRTLRRINIGDLDSAEQVFDLLMGNEVAPRKEFITGSAATLDRSRIDA
- a CDS encoding citrate synthase, whose protein sequence is MNDRLTTREAAELLGVKPATVYAYISRGQLSSRRDPVGRGSTLDAAEVAALARRNRREAAAPAGELSVRTALTLIEPDRYWYRGVDAVELAGRYAYEEVAEWLWTGRPPRGARFTAPPELLAAARRAVRALPEHSGPVDRLRVATAAAAVADPLRHDLSEEAVLGSARALIPTLVGALPPAAERPDGTEHGDGDGEDDGPLAGRLWTRLTARPADPSAVAVLDLALGLLVDHDLAASTLAVRVAASARAHPYAAVSAGLGALEGPLHGAAGRLAHRMLRDVLDQGGAAPVVAEHLRAGRRVPGLGHRLYSGEDPRAGALFARLAELDTAAPALAAARDVVAVTARQGRGLHANVDLALAVLTVSCGMPAEAGETVFAVARTAGWVAHALEEYGERPLRMRPSGRYTGPRPPQPLP
- a CDS encoding cation acetate symporter, whose translation is MTTEHQALALVLFSTFIAVTLGITTWVSRNRHGSAEEFYAGGRLFSPLENGFAIAGDYMSAASFLGISGLIALFGYDGMLYSVGFLVAWLVVLFLVAELVRNCGRFTLADVVAARMSERPVRIAAGTSSVTVSVLYLIAQMVGAGSLVGLLLGNSSTAARTWTVIGVGALMVVYVSFGGMRATTWIQIVKAVLLMGGAITLTVLVLIRFHGDFNQLLTRAAERSGHGAAFLGPGLRYGGDWTARFDFISLGLALVLGTAGLPHILSRFYTVPTARAARRSVVWAIALIGGFYLMTIVLGFGAAALVGPDAVRASNASGNTAVPLLAAFLGGGAGSTGGAVLFAVVAAIAFATILAVVAGITLASSASVAHDLYASLRRRRARQRSEVAVARVAAVGIGAVAIALGLLAQDLNVAFLVGLAFAVAASANLPVLMYSLFWRGFTTRGAVWSVYGGLVPAVLLVVFSPVVSGSPDALFPGVDFHLFPLQNPGIVSIPLGFLAGWLGTVTSGEVPDAAKHAETEVRALTGAGAV
- a CDS encoding S1 family serine peptidase, translated to MRRPLARVLAGALTLAAAAAAIPLAQARQAAPDGGVIGGKPVKIADSPWVVALSSRDRFGGTRAGQFCGGVIIGPTKVLTAAHCLGRQVLGGPVESVRDLRVIIGRTELRAAEGREIAVRGARVNPAYDPATNAGDLAVLELNESVPAHYVVPLAGPGDPGYAAGTEAAVYGWGDTSGFGDYAYALRAAGVTVLADEVCRAAYPGDADGRYLAESMVCAGAGAGEGGKDACQGDSGGPLVAGGRLIGLVSWGRGCGRADSPGVYTKIAPLAGFTTG
- a CDS encoding response regulator, whose translation is MIHVLVVDDDMRVARINAAYVAKVPGFHVEFQAHSAAEALAFVESGRPVDLILLDHYLPDENGLDLVRRLRQLGRKTDVIMVTAARDLATVQSAMRLGALQYLVKPFTFAGLRAKLEAYGALRRTLDLGGEAEQAEVDRIFGALAGAAAPVDLPKGHSPTTAELVRRVLRSADGPLSTQEVADRAGISRQTAQRYLKLLDRAGRVRLTLRYGETGRPEHRYAWLPAGTGSP
- a CDS encoding RNA polymerase sigma factor: MSASTSRTLPPEIAESESVMALIERGKAEGQIAGDDVRRAFEADQIPQSQWKNVLRSLNQILEEEGVTLMVSAAESPKRSRKSVAAKAPAKRTATKTVAARATAADTAAPEERPADPETAADALADETGTATPPAKKAAAKKTAAKKAAPAKKTAAKKTAAKKTAASKTADESTDEEPLDEGPAVVKAGEGEEEESGESKGFVLSDDDEDDAPAQQVAVAGATADPVKDYLKQIGKVPLLNAEQEVELAKRIEAGLFAEDKLANSDKLAPKLKRELEIIAEDGRRAKNHLLEANLRLVVSLAKRYTGRGMLFLDLIQEGNLGLIRAVEKFDYTKGYKFSTYATWWIRQAITRAMADQARTIRIPVHMVEVINKLARVQRQMLQDLGREPTPEELAKELDMTPEKVIEVQKYGREPISLHTPLGEDGDSEFGDLIEDSEAVVPADAVSFTLLQEQLHSVLDTLSEREAGVVSMRFGLTDGQPKTLDEIGKVYGVTRERIRQIESKTMSKLRHPSRSQVLRDYLD